CCTTTCCTCCAACGCCACGAATGAAAGTGGGTTCTACAACACCACCGCCGGCCAAAACCCCGAGACCTCAATTTACGGCCTCTTCCTCTGCCGTGGTGACATCGCCACCTATGACTGCCAAGACTGCGTGGCAACCGCAACCAAAGAGATTGTTGAGCGTTACTGCCCTTCAGAACAAGCGGCCGTGACATGGTACGATAAATGCATGTTACGCTACTCCAACGGGCCCTCGTTCTTCTCCACCATGGACGAAGCGCATAGATTTTCTATGGGGAACGGGTATAATGCAACAGACCCAGATAGCTTCCGGCAGCTCGTGGCAACCATAATGAATGAGCTGGTTGCTCGCGCCGCAAATGCTCCGTCCGGTGCTAAAAAGTTTGCTACGAAAGAAGCCATTTTCAATAAATCGCAAACGATATACAGCCTTGTCCAGTGCATCCCTGACCTTTCCAGGTCTGGTTGCAATAGTTGTCTTCAGGCACTCGTAGCAAACCTCGCGGTGTGTTGTGGTGGACAGCTTGGAGGCACAGTTATGGATCCTAGTTGTAATCTCAGGTACGAAATATACCCGTTTTATCAGATACAAGCCGTCGGGGAACCGGCTCCGACACCGGTGCTTTTTCCTCCTCCAGCTCCAGGTGATCAAGGCACGAGACCAAAAGGTAAAGTGAAAACTTGCTACACGCTATCTTTACTAtgtttcaaacataattttcaaCAATTATACTGCTTAGCATGCATGCTCATGAAACAATTTATTGTTTATGTAGGAAAAAGCCTAATCCCATTGCTAGGAATTGTAGCCATCGTTGCTTTAATTGCTGTCTCTCTGGTGCTATTTGCTATGAGCTACTACTTACTACGAAGGAGAGCAAGAAAGAAGTTAAATTCTCTACTGGATGAAAATGGtacaatatatatttgtaattcataGTTTTTGATATTTTAACAAAGATcgtatttcttcttttttatatgcTTCCACACTCCAAATTTTCAAACAACGTTTGCCCTATTTGTGTGCATAGCAGCCAATGAAATTACAAGTATAGAGTCCTTGCAATTTGATTTGGCTACAGTCAAAGCTGCTACAAACCAGTTCTCAGAAGATAACAAGGTGGGGAGTGGTGGATTTGGTGAGGTTTACAAGGTATGGAATTGCTACTCTTCTTCTTTGAttgttattcttttttgttttttttgttggggactcataaattttataaagtaaATTGTATTAACTGCTGGTCAAACTGATTCTCAGGGTACACTTCCCAATAGACAAGAAATAGCTGTGAAAAGACTCTCAAGAAGCTCTGGACAAGGTGCAGAAGAATTTAAGAATGAGGTTGTCTTGATAGCAAAGCTTCAACACCGAAATCTTGTGAGACTCTTGGGATTTTGCTTAGAAGGAGAGGAAAAGATACTTATCTATGAATTTGTCCCCAACAAAAGCCTTGACTATTTTCTATTTGGTCTGTCCTAATTTTTAGTCATAACCCCAATTCCCTTGTTTGTCTTGCAAAATGCGTGGATTGAGATtacatttcaatttttgttttt
This DNA window, taken from Alnus glutinosa chromosome 5, dhAlnGlut1.1, whole genome shotgun sequence, encodes the following:
- the LOC133867954 gene encoding cysteine-rich receptor-like protein kinase 25 isoform X1, whose amino-acid sequence is MPSFNVSIVPLLLSLLCLLSFTSEAADRAHKCFNQITSTPNSTYRSNLSQLLSSLSSNATNESGFYNTTAGQNPETSIYGLFLCRGDIATYDCQDCVATATKEIVERYCPSEQAAVTWYDKCMLRYSNGPSFFSTMDEAHRFSMGNGYNATDPDSFRQLVATIMNELVARAANAPSGAKKFATKEAIFNKSQTIYSLVQCIPDLSRSGCNSCLQALVANLAVCCGGQLGGTVMDPSCNLRYEIYPFYQIQAVGEPAPTPVLFPPPAPGDQGTRPKGKSLIPLLGIVAIVALIAVSLVLFAMSYYLLRRRARKKLNSLLDENAANEITSIESLQFDLATVKAATNQFSEDNKVGSGGFGEVYKGTLPNRQEIAVKRLSRSSGQGAEEFKNEVVLIAKLQHRNLVRLLGFCLEGEEKILIYEFVPNKSLDYFLFDLEKQILLDWSRRYNIISGIARGILYLHEDSRLRIIHRDLKASNILLDENMNPKISDFGMARIFGVDQTQANTNRIVGTYGYMSPEYVIHGQFSVKSDVYSFGVLILEILSGKKNDSFCTSETIDNLLSQAWRHWRRGTSLELLDPSLRDSYSRNEVDRCIHIGLLCVQENPAERPTMASIVVMLSSYSVTLSSPQRPGFFLHSRTESNAPTSGLEADQSTSNSELLSEASITHPR
- the LOC133867954 gene encoding cysteine-rich receptor-like protein kinase 25 isoform X2; amino-acid sequence: MPSFNVSIVPLLLSLLCLLSFTSEAADRAHKCFNQITSTPNSTYRSNLSQLLSSLSSNATNESGFYNTTAGQNPETSIYGLFLCRGDIATYDCQDCVATATKEIVERYCPSEQAAVTWYDKCMLRYSNGPSFFSTMDEAHRFSMGNGYNATDPDSFRQLVATIMNELVARAANAPSGAKKFATKEAIFNKSQTIYSLVQCIPDLSRSGCNSCLQALVANLAVCCGGQLGGTVMDPSCNLRYEIYPFYQIQAVGEPAPTPVLFPPPAPGDQGTRPKGKSLIPLLGIVAIVALIAVSLVLFAMSYYLLRRRARKKLNSLLDENANEITSIESLQFDLATVKAATNQFSEDNKVGSGGFGEVYKGTLPNRQEIAVKRLSRSSGQGAEEFKNEVVLIAKLQHRNLVRLLGFCLEGEEKILIYEFVPNKSLDYFLFDLEKQILLDWSRRYNIISGIARGILYLHEDSRLRIIHRDLKASNILLDENMNPKISDFGMARIFGVDQTQANTNRIVGTYGYMSPEYVIHGQFSVKSDVYSFGVLILEILSGKKNDSFCTSETIDNLLSQAWRHWRRGTSLELLDPSLRDSYSRNEVDRCIHIGLLCVQENPAERPTMASIVVMLSSYSVTLSSPQRPGFFLHSRTESNAPTSGLEADQSTSNSELLSEASITHPR